From Candidatus Neomarinimicrobiota bacterium:
TTTCCAGGGAGGGATTGAAAACCCTTTCACAGGAAACATAGAAGTTGTTGCAGTCCGCAATACCAAACACGGGTTTCTCAGGGCTTATGAATTACGTAAGAAACAATGCCCCAAATCCGGAAATCGTCGTCTTTTGTGACGGACATTTCGGGAAAATCGGGATTTTCCGGGGAGAGAATGATATGTTCACCGTTTTTTTTGATGCGTTTGACGGTGAATTCTCCGTTGATTACACACACGGCCACATCGCCGTCCTTCGGCTCCAGGGAGCGGTCCACAATCAGCATATCCCCGTCACAAATACCGGCATTCACCATGGAATGTCCCCGGACCCGGACATAAAAAGTTGTCGAAGGATTACGGATTAAATGTTTGTTCAGATCAAGTTTGAGTTCTGTATAATCATCAGCCGGTGATGGAAATCCCGCTTCCACCGTCGATTCATAAAAGGGTAGTTTCAGGGGTGCGCTGCTTTCTGCAGAATAAAATTCCAGGGGATCGGCTGTTTTTAAGTGTATAAGTTTCATAATTCTTTCATGAGTTGTTTCAAAAAGCGCCAGACTTTCTCCAGAGAGGAGATACTCATTTTCTCTTCCGGAGAGTGGGCATTCACAATCAGGGGGCCGAAAGATATCATCTCCATGCCGGGATATTTGGCGCCGATGACACCGCATTCCAACCCTGCATGGATGACCTCTATTACAGGTTTTTTCTTGTGAACTCTTTCATAAACGGCGGTACATTTTTTCAGCAGGGCGGAGTCCATATCCGGTTGCCAGGCAGGATAACCATTTCCCGATTCAACACGTGCGCCTGCCAGAAGCCCCACGCTTTCAATGCTTCGGGTAACGGCATCCAGACGGCTCATAACGGAACTTCTTTGACTAATGAGAATGGTCAGTTCACCGGAATCCTCTTTCAGAGTTGCCAGGTTGGAGGAGGTTTCAACCAGATCGGGAATTGTGGGAGACATGGCTGCCACACCGTGAGGTAAAGCCATGAGTGTTTGGATAATCCGGAAACCTGTTGTCTTTTTATAAGCAATATCCGGCGCTTCTGACGTTTTTTCAAGGCTGATACGCAAGCGGGGATCGCTTTCTTTGTATTCCTGGCGTAAATCGAAGAAAAAAGGTTCAAAACGGGAGGCCGGATCTGGCTGAAGGACCGGCAGCGCAATCAGGGCATGGGCATCCCTGGGGATGGCATTGTGGGCAGAGCCCCCGGAGAGTGACAGGAGCCGTAATTCCGGTAGCTGACGCTGAATATGATCTAAAACCCGTCCGAGAAGCTTGTTGGCATTGGCACGTCCTTTATGGATATCGCTCCCCGAGTGCCCACCTGAAAGTCCCGATACGGACAGTTTGTATATCCCAAAATTATCAGGAACGACTTCTTCCTCCTTTACGAATCGTATTTTTGTATCCCGTCCACCGGCACAACCGATGGTGAATTTTTTGTCGTCTTCCGAATCAATGTTTAAAAGGATTTTACCCTTTAAAAAATCGGAAGATAATCCGTTGGCACCGGTGAGACCTGTTTCTTCATCTACAGTAAACAACAATTCCAACTCCGGGTGCTCTATGGATGGATCCGTGGCGATTTTCATGGCCATGGCGATGGCAATCCCGTTATCTGCCCCTAATGTGGTCTGATCCGCATGAATCCAATCTCCATCGATCAGGACTTTTATGGGATCTTTCCCGAAATCGTGGGTGGATTCGGGGGTTTTTTCGCACACCATATCCATGTGTCCCTGAAGCACCACAACAGGACTTTTTTCATATCCGGGGGTGGGAGGGATGTGAATAAGAACATTCATCAGCTTGTCCTGCTTTGCCGTAAAACCCTGCTTTTCCGCCCAGGTTATCAACCACTCCGATATCTGTTGCTCGTGTTTCGATTCCCGGGGAATTTGATTGATTTCTGTAAATATGTCTAAAATTTCCCTGATTTCTTTGTCCATACACGCTCCTTTGGATTATATGTAAAAGTACAAAATTACTGAGACAAATACATGTTATTTGGGAGTTGAGAATTGAGAGTGGAGAGTTGTAGAGGTAAAACATTTTTTGCCTCTGAGTTGGAATTGAGAATAGTGAGTTTGCGTTTTTCTTCTGTTGTGGGTTCCGGGTTTTGGTTGGTGGATTGTGCCTTTTTGGAAAGCTCATTTTTTCTGGCGGATTAAACCATATCAAAATATGGTCAAATATCCGGAATGAAACTTACTTTAATAAAACATGTCTTCTTGTTTTATTTTAACATTATTATCAAAGGCCACAATAGCTTATAAAATTCATTATCGCCCTTCCTCATAACCAGACTCTAAACTCAAAACTTGTACTCATTACTCTCCACTCACCACTCTCAACTCCTAAATCGGATTAAATATTTCCCGGTAGACACATTCCACGTTGTATATCTTTTCGATTCGCCGTTTCAGTGCAAGCACGCCGGTGGTTTCCGACCGGTAATGACCGAGATTGATATAGTTCAAGCCATGGTCATTCAGGTAGGCCGGAAGGTGTTCTTTCATTTCTCCGGTAATATAAGTGTCAGCTCCAAGTAATTGTGCATCACGGATATATCCACTTCCACCGCCGCTTAATATTCCGATTTTTCCGGGTGTGTCAGGGCCGAAATCATAATACTGAATGCCGCCGCGGGTTTTGTAGTGCAGGGGGGATGGATGAACGATTTCATGATCATCTCCGGAAGGATCCAGTTCCTTATGATAAAGGTTGATAATTTGTTGCAAACTCAGATTTCGGGTGTTTTCCACCAGAAAACCTACTTCAAACGGTTCCAGAATACTTGCTCCGATCATCCGCGCCAATTCGGCATTGTTTCCGATTTCAGGATGGGCATCCATGGGAAGATGAATGCCGAAAAGCGAAATGTTTTTGTCCAATAAAGTATGAAGAGTTTTTTTAAAGGGCTCATGGATTTTAAAAAAGTCTTTTCCGAATATCCCATGATGAACAATGATGGCATCAGCGTGTTCACGGATGGCTTCCTCCAGCAAAAGGGAATGGAAGGATACGCCAAAGAGAATCTTGTGAATATCTTCCGATCCTTCTACCTGCAGACCATTATAACAATAATCATCAAAAGTTTCATACTGGTACAGTTCACGTAAAAATTGATCGAGTTCGTCGCGTTTCATGGATCCTCCTTATCTTTTCCTAATTTATCAATGTCTTTTTAATTATGGTAAAATTCCGTTATTTTCAAGGTATGAAAGACAACAATATTCGAAATTTTTGCATTATTGCCCATATCGATCACGGAAAATCCACACTGGCAGACCGGCTTCTGGAATATACCGGTACACTTCAGACATTTCAAATGAAAGAACAGATTCTGGATGATATGGATCTGGAAAGGGAGCGGGGTATCACAATCAAATCACACCCCATTCAGATTTTGTACAAAGCCGATAGCAAAACAACGTATACACTGAATTTAATTGATACTCCCGGACATGTGGATTTCAGCTATGAGGTCTCCCGGAGTCTGGCAGCCTGTGAAGGGGCTTTATTACTGGTGGATGCTTCCCAGGGTGTGGAGGCTCAGACTGTTTCCAACACCTATCTGGCTCTTGAAAACGATCTGGAAATTATTCCGGTGATCAATAAAGTTGACTTACCCGGGGCACAGGTGGAATCTGTAAAGCATCAGCTTGTTGATTTGACAGGGTGCAGGGAAGAGGAAATCCTGTTAACCAGTGCCAAGACGGGGAAAGGGATTCCCGAGCTGCTTCAGGCAATTATCTCCCGAATTCCTCCACCGGAACGGGATTTTGACAAACCAGCCCGGGCTCTGATTTTCGATAGTGTTTTTGACAATTACAGAGGCGCTATCCCTTATGTGCGTGTTTTTGAAGGACGAATTGAACCCGGCCAGAAAATGAAATCCTTTGCAACCCGGCATATCTATGAAATTACGGAGGTGGGAAAATTCCTCTTTAAAAAAATTCCCACAAAAGAGCTGAAAGCCGGAGATGTTGGATATATTGTAGCCCAGATTAAAAATATCCGCGATCTGAAGGTAGGGGATACCATCACAATACTTGAAAATGAGGCAACATCCCCCTTAAAAGGGTATAAAGAGATGAAGCCCATGGTATTCTCAGGATTATACCCCGTAAACAGCGATGATTATGAAGAGCTCCGTCAGAGCATTGAAAAACTTCAGCTGAATGATGCTTCACTCCGTTATGAGCCGGAAACATCAGAAGCCCTGGGTTTTGGATTCCGTTGCGGTTTTTTGGGACTCCTGCATCTTGAAATTGTTCAGGAACGCCTGGAAAGGGAATTCGATCAAAATCTGGTGACAACCATCCCCAATGTGGAATACCATGTTACTGACCGTCAGGGGAATCTCATTATTGTAGATACACCGTCAAAAATGCCGGATATGGGAGATATTGAGTTCATAGAAGAACCTTATGTCAAAGCGGAGATTATCAC
This genomic window contains:
- a CDS encoding Nif3-like dinuclear metal center hexameric protein; the encoded protein is MKRDELDQFLRELYQYETFDDYCYNGLQVEGSEDIHKILFGVSFHSLLLEEAIREHADAIIVHHGIFGKDFFKIHEPFKKTLHTLLDKNISLFGIHLPMDAHPEIGNNAELARMIGASILEPFEVGFLVENTRNLSLQQIINLYHKELDPSGDDHEIVHPSPLHYKTRGGIQYYDFGPDTPGKIGILSGGGSGYIRDAQLLGADTYITGEMKEHLPAYLNDHGLNYINLGHYRSETTGVLALKRRIEKIYNVECVYREIFNPI
- the umuD gene encoding translesion error-prone DNA polymerase V autoproteolytic subunit — protein: MKLIHLKTADPLEFYSAESSAPLKLPFYESTVEAGFPSPADDYTELKLDLNKHLIRNPSTTFYVRVRGHSMVNAGICDGDMLIVDRSLEPKDGDVAVCVINGEFTVKRIKKNGEHIILSPENPDFPEMSVTKDDDFRIWGIVSYVIHKP
- a CDS encoding aminoacyl-histidine dipeptidase — protein: MDKEIREILDIFTEINQIPRESKHEQQISEWLITWAEKQGFTAKQDKLMNVLIHIPPTPGYEKSPVVVLQGHMDMVCEKTPESTHDFGKDPIKVLIDGDWIHADQTTLGADNGIAIAMAMKIATDPSIEHPELELLFTVDEETGLTGANGLSSDFLKGKILLNIDSEDDKKFTIGCAGGRDTKIRFVKEEEVVPDNFGIYKLSVSGLSGGHSGSDIHKGRANANKLLGRVLDHIQRQLPELRLLSLSGGSAHNAIPRDAHALIALPVLQPDPASRFEPFFFDLRQEYKESDPRLRISLEKTSEAPDIAYKKTTGFRIIQTLMALPHGVAAMSPTIPDLVETSSNLATLKEDSGELTILISQRSSVMSRLDAVTRSIESVGLLAGARVESGNGYPAWQPDMDSALLKKCTAVYERVHKKKPVIEVIHAGLECGVIGAKYPGMEMISFGPLIVNAHSPEEKMSISSLEKVWRFLKQLMKEL
- the lepA gene encoding translation elongation factor 4, encoding MKDNNIRNFCIIAHIDHGKSTLADRLLEYTGTLQTFQMKEQILDDMDLERERGITIKSHPIQILYKADSKTTYTLNLIDTPGHVDFSYEVSRSLAACEGALLLVDASQGVEAQTVSNTYLALENDLEIIPVINKVDLPGAQVESVKHQLVDLTGCREEEILLTSAKTGKGIPELLQAIISRIPPPERDFDKPARALIFDSVFDNYRGAIPYVRVFEGRIEPGQKMKSFATRHIYEITEVGKFLFKKIPTKELKAGDVGYIVAQIKNIRDLKVGDTITILENEATSPLKGYKEMKPMVFSGLYPVNSDDYEELRQSIEKLQLNDASLRYEPETSEALGFGFRCGFLGLLHLEIVQERLEREFDQNLVTTIPNVEYHVTDRQGNLIIVDTPSKMPDMGDIEFIEEPYVKAEIITPPEYIGNLMTLTQDKRATYVNTHYLDPTKVQLIYEIPLSEIIYDFYDKLKTVSRGYASLDYEFIGYKPSKLIKLDILINNEPVDALSLIIHQDQAYYQGRRLVQKLRSLIPRHLFEVPIQAAIGNNVIARENVKALRKNVTAKCYGGDITRKRKLLEKQKEGKKRMKQVGRVQIPQEAFLAVLQLGNEK